One window of Planctomycetia bacterium genomic DNA carries:
- a CDS encoding rhodanese-like domain-containing protein encodes MLRDLGMCVIIATVSCGVGVVVNQSRERPIDWVRRDVAATPATSPAKSADAQSTSTSGPAGAESGESPAHAADGTVVIDDVIEALTSNTAFFIDARELHDFQEGHLRGAIHLPSSAIYASIEAVLSVVPDTSSRVIVYCGGGNCEASHNVAGALRSDFGYTNVWIYTKGWEEVISASDRFAGMVESIPHDH; translated from the coding sequence ATGCTTCGCGATCTGGGAATGTGCGTCATCATCGCCACCGTCAGTTGCGGCGTCGGCGTGGTCGTCAATCAGTCGCGCGAGCGGCCCATCGATTGGGTTCGCCGCGATGTCGCCGCGACTCCCGCGACCAGTCCGGCAAAAAGCGCCGACGCGCAGTCGACTTCGACCTCGGGTCCGGCAGGCGCTGAATCCGGCGAATCGCCCGCTCACGCCGCCGACGGCACCGTCGTCATCGACGACGTGATCGAGGCGCTGACGTCCAACACCGCCTTCTTCATCGATGCCCGAGAGCTGCACGATTTTCAGGAAGGCCACCTTCGCGGGGCGATTCACCTTCCCTCCAGCGCGATCTATGCGAGTATCGAGGCGGTTCTCAGCGTCGTGCCCGATACGAGTTCGCGCGTCATCGTCTATTGCGGCGGCGGCAACTGCGAGGCCAGTCACAACGTCGCCGGCGCCCTTCGCAGCGACTTCGGCTACACCAACGTCTGGATTTACACCAAGGGCTGGGAAGAAGTCATTTCGGCGAGTGACCGCTTCGCCGGAATGGTGGAGTCAATCCCCCATGACCATTGA
- a CDS encoding redoxin domain-containing protein, giving the protein MAAVPESPKFEGLKTAPDFTLKDENNNAVSLADARARGPVLLVFYRGFW; this is encoded by the coding sequence ATGGCGGCAGTCCCGGAGTCTCCGAAGTTCGAAGGACTCAAGACCGCGCCGGACTTCACGCTGAAGGATGAAAACAACAACGCCGTCTCGCTGGCCGACGCGCGGGCGCGTGGGCCGGTGCTGCTGGTATTCTATCGCGGCTTCTGGTGA
- a CDS encoding DUF1573 domain-containing protein, with translation MTCSKSRIPAAFVCLAAMAMLCLSAGLRAEEQTKPRQPQVVPPAKGHEVPGAQQPMPKPGAMNPNPPQVKVPGQEIPEPTVKLKEGEVPSVKFDTPTYDFGRVRSGQEITHDFWFSNTGTGPLELLKVRPSCGCTTAGEHDKIVQPGQSGKIPIRLNTGHASGPIHKTIMINTNAPGEGAAVTLHIQGEVWQPIQATPASASFGRLTTDTAASASMERKLTVVNNTDEKIKITKVTCSNPSFKADVSELEEGKKFELTVAVVPPLSTGPVTGNIELTTTMQDNQKMLIPVNAYVTADVDVTPNQLTLTPNRNGTVQRQFFIRNNTVNPVKISEQTASNEKLQLNIVETQPVGKAYRLTVDIPQDYVVAESGDKITLKTDNPNVPNLIIPINQVPPMGDVTKQFGMQAGQNPGIMTQPPAQAGQDHAGHDHAGHNHGATTPQPAQPQPAQPQPAQPQPANGAGK, from the coding sequence ATGACCTGTTCGAAATCGCGGATTCCTGCCGCCTTCGTCTGCCTGGCAGCGATGGCCATGTTGTGCCTTTCCGCCGGCCTTCGCGCGGAAGAGCAGACCAAGCCCCGACAGCCCCAGGTCGTTCCGCCCGCCAAGGGCCACGAGGTTCCCGGCGCCCAGCAGCCGATGCCCAAGCCCGGCGCGATGAATCCGAATCCTCCGCAGGTCAAGGTTCCCGGCCAGGAGATTCCCGAGCCGACGGTCAAGCTGAAGGAAGGCGAAGTTCCGTCGGTCAAGTTTGACACGCCGACCTACGACTTCGGCCGTGTTCGCAGCGGTCAGGAGATCACTCACGACTTCTGGTTCTCCAACACCGGCACCGGTCCCCTGGAGCTGCTCAAGGTCCGGCCGTCCTGCGGCTGCACCACCGCCGGCGAGCACGACAAGATCGTCCAGCCCGGCCAGAGCGGCAAGATTCCGATTCGCCTTAACACCGGTCATGCCAGTGGCCCCATCCACAAGACGATCATGATCAACACCAACGCCCCCGGCGAAGGCGCCGCGGTCACCCTGCACATTCAGGGCGAAGTCTGGCAGCCGATTCAGGCGACTCCCGCCAGCGCGTCGTTCGGCCGACTGACGACCGACACGGCCGCCTCGGCCTCGATGGAGCGCAAGCTGACCGTCGTCAACAACACCGACGAGAAGATCAAGATCACCAAGGTCACCTGTTCGAATCCCTCCTTCAAGGCCGACGTCTCCGAGCTTGAGGAAGGCAAGAAGTTCGAGCTCACCGTCGCCGTGGTCCCGCCGCTGTCCACCGGACCGGTCACCGGCAACATCGAGCTGACCACGACCATGCAGGACAATCAGAAGATGCTGATCCCGGTGAACGCCTACGTCACCGCCGACGTGGACGTTACCCCGAACCAGTTGACCCTCACACCGAATCGCAACGGCACGGTCCAGCGCCAGTTCTTCATCCGCAACAACACCGTCAACCCGGTGAAGATCAGCGAGCAGACCGCCTCGAACGAGAAGCTCCAGTTGAACATTGTCGAAACCCAGCCGGTCGGCAAGGCCTACCGCTTGACGGTCGATATTCCCCAGGATTACGTCGTGGCAGAGAGTGGCGACAAGATCACCCTCAAGACCGACAATCCCAACGTGCCGAACCTGATCATCCCGATCAATCAGGTTCCGCCGATGGGCGACGTGACCAAGCAGTTCGGCATGCAGGCCGGACAGAATCCCGGCATCATGACCCAGCCGCCGGCGCAAGCAGGCCAAGACCATGCCGGTCATGACCATGCGGGTCATAACCACGGCGCTACGACGCCGCAGCCTGCCCAGCCGCAGCCTGCTCAGCCGCAGCCCGCACAGCCTCAGCCTGCCAACGGCGCAGGTAAGTAA
- the waaF gene encoding lipopolysaccharide heptosyltransferase II, translating into MTDGDLATRAFERILIIKPSSPGDIIHALPVLEGLHRRYPAARIAWLVASPFANLLERDKRIDEIILFDRKRFGRLGRSLSVTGEFWEFVKSLRDREFDLVIDLQGLFRSGFLSMASGAKVRIGFADAREMSPLFYTDKIPASPSREIHAADRNYRLAAMLGFGDVPMDFSVELDDDDRAAAAKLLAESGIDASSPFVMLVPATRWETKCWPADRYGMLAAMMHRERGIRSVLVGGPADVQLGQSAVNASQGAAVNLCGRTTLRQLAALVERAAIVVTADSTPMHLAAALDRPLVALFGPTSPERTGPYGRAQDVVRIDLECSPCYLKKLSQCPHEHACMQRLDVNQIGGIVRDKLSATLADKTG; encoded by the coding sequence ATGACCGACGGCGACCTGGCGACGCGCGCCTTTGAGAGAATCCTGATCATCAAGCCCAGTTCGCCGGGCGACATCATTCACGCGCTGCCGGTGTTGGAGGGGCTTCACCGGCGCTATCCCGCCGCACGCATCGCATGGCTCGTGGCTTCACCGTTTGCCAATCTGCTCGAGCGCGACAAGCGAATCGACGAGATCATCCTGTTCGATCGCAAGCGTTTCGGCCGGCTCGGGCGCAGTCTGAGCGTGACCGGTGAGTTCTGGGAGTTCGTCAAGTCGCTGCGGGATCGCGAGTTCGATCTGGTCATCGACTTGCAGGGTCTCTTTCGCAGCGGCTTCCTCTCGATGGCCAGCGGGGCGAAGGTGCGTATCGGTTTCGCCGATGCCCGCGAGATGTCGCCGCTCTTTTACACCGACAAGATTCCCGCGAGCCCCTCGCGCGAGATTCACGCCGCCGACCGGAACTATCGCCTTGCCGCGATGCTCGGCTTCGGCGATGTGCCGATGGATTTCTCCGTCGAACTCGATGATGACGACCGCGCAGCCGCCGCGAAGCTGCTGGCCGAGTCAGGCATTGATGCCTCGTCGCCGTTTGTGATGCTCGTGCCCGCCACGCGGTGGGAGACGAAGTGCTGGCCGGCCGATCGCTACGGAATGCTGGCGGCGATGATGCACCGCGAGCGCGGGATCAGATCGGTGCTGGTCGGGGGACCGGCGGATGTGCAGTTGGGGCAAAGCGCGGTCAATGCGTCGCAGGGCGCGGCGGTGAATCTCTGCGGCCGTACGACCCTTCGCCAACTCGCTGCGCTGGTTGAGCGCGCGGCGATCGTCGTTACCGCCGATTCGACGCCGATGCACCTCGCCGCAGCGCTGGATCGTCCGCTCGTCGCCCTGTTCGGCCCGACCAGCCCGGAGCGAACCGGCCCCTATGGCCGGGCGCAGGATGTGGTGCGGATCGATCTGGAATGTTCCCCGTGCTATCTCAAGAAGCTCAGCCAGTGCCCGCACGAGCATGCGTGCATGCAAAGGCTCGACGTGAATCAGATCGGCGGCATCGTTCGCGATAAATTGTCGGCCACGCTCGCCGACAAGACGGGCTGA
- the ispG gene encoding flavodoxin-dependent (E)-4-hydroxy-3-methylbut-2-enyl-diphosphate synthase, with product MRSRRPTRQLKVGPVAIGGDAPVSIQSMTSTYTYDIDATVKQIHDLATAGADIVRVAVPDPRDTEALKHILPQVPVPIVADVHFHFQRALESIEAGVHKIRLNPGNIQDRKQVDRVIRACRERGVPIRVGVNEGGIIERKDKDKRAGEKAKLEENYEDHLVGIMMDKLAEYMRIFDENDFHDVVISAKSIDPRIVIKAYTAISEKYDYPLHLGVTHAGPKETGCIRSVVALGTLLANGIGDTVRISYASDPVFEVVDAKEMLNCLGLKPRVEPELIACPTCGRIEIDLIKLVQEVRQRLATIKTPVKVAVMGCVVNGPGEAEGADVAIFAGKGKGIIYVQGEQTRTVSEADMLDALYEESLAFAQRVERGEVQLRHGGVTIKPPDPLPRADGSLPLTVVVDR from the coding sequence ATGCGAAGTCGCCGTCCCACACGACAGCTCAAGGTCGGTCCCGTTGCCATCGGCGGCGACGCACCGGTCTCGATCCAGTCGATGACCAGCACCTACACCTACGACATCGACGCGACCGTCAAACAGATTCACGACCTCGCCACCGCCGGGGCCGACATCGTCCGCGTTGCCGTCCCCGACCCGCGCGACACCGAGGCCCTGAAACACATCCTCCCGCAGGTGCCGGTGCCGATCGTCGCCGACGTGCATTTTCACTTTCAACGGGCGCTGGAGTCCATCGAGGCCGGCGTCCACAAGATTCGCCTGAACCCCGGCAACATTCAGGACCGCAAACAGGTCGATCGCGTCATTCGGGCCTGCCGCGAGCGGGGCGTTCCCATTCGCGTCGGCGTTAACGAAGGCGGCATCATCGAGCGCAAGGACAAGGACAAGCGCGCCGGCGAAAAGGCGAAGCTCGAAGAGAACTACGAAGACCATCTCGTCGGCATCATGATGGACAAGCTGGCCGAGTACATGCGCATCTTCGACGAGAACGACTTCCACGACGTGGTCATCTCCGCCAAGAGCATCGACCCGCGCATCGTCATAAAGGCCTACACGGCCATCAGCGAGAAGTACGACTACCCGCTGCATCTGGGCGTCACCCACGCGGGTCCGAAGGAGACGGGGTGCATACGAAGCGTTGTCGCGCTGGGGACGCTCTTGGCCAACGGCATCGGCGACACCGTGCGGATCAGCTACGCCAGCGACCCGGTCTTTGAAGTCGTCGACGCCAAGGAAATGCTCAACTGCCTCGGCCTTAAGCCGCGCGTCGAGCCGGAGTTGATCGCCTGCCCGACCTGCGGTCGGATCGAGATCGATCTGATCAAGCTGGTGCAGGAAGTGCGGCAGCGGCTGGCGACGATCAAGACGCCGGTCAAGGTCGCGGTCATGGGCTGCGTGGTCAATGGCCCCGGCGAGGCGGAAGGGGCCGATGTCGCCATCTTCGCAGGCAAGGGCAAGGGCATCATTTATGTGCAAGGCGAGCAGACGCGGACCGTCAGCGAAGCGGACATGCTCGACGCGCTCTACGAGGAGTCGCTCGCCTTCGCCCAGCGCGTGGAGCGCGGAGAAGTGCAACTCCGCCACGGCGGCGTCACCATCAAACCCCCGGACCCGCTGCCAAGGGCCGACGGCAGCCTGCCGCTAACAGTCGTCGTCGACCGTTAA
- a CDS encoding IS1380 family transposase yields MFFSSLGRKKIVADFTGGTLTSDAGGLLLREVERRLGLVDQLAGVINDPRDPARIQHDQRVMLAQRIFAIAMGYEDLNDHQALRSDPVLAVLTGRPPSADEPLASSPTLCRLENRVTRGDLARMSRVLVEQFIASYESPPEELILDFDATDDPIHGNQEGRFFHGYYDHHCFLPLYVFCGSRLLVSYLRPSNIDGAHHAWPILKLLVQRLRQAWPGVRIIVRGDSGFCRRRMMKWCDRHGVKYVLGLARNTVLEKAAESFMQAAEAQFATTQQKVRNFHEIEYAAQTWDRPRRVIVKAERLVQGPNVRFVVTNLTDRTPNDIYDGLYTARGDMENRIKEQQLGLFADRTSCHAFLANQFRLLLSSAAYVLVETLRRTALAGTELAEAQVNTIRLKLLKVAARVVVSVRRVVLRLSSSCPLQDLWRSLVPRLRLIPPAPS; encoded by the coding sequence ATGTTCTTTTCCAGTCTCGGCCGCAAGAAAATCGTGGCCGATTTCACAGGCGGAACGCTCACCTCAGACGCCGGGGGTCTGCTGCTTCGGGAGGTCGAGCGGCGTCTGGGCCTGGTCGATCAACTGGCCGGGGTCATCAACGACCCGCGTGATCCGGCCCGAATTCAACATGACCAGCGGGTCATGCTGGCCCAGCGCATCTTTGCCATTGCGATGGGCTACGAAGATCTCAACGACCATCAAGCCCTGCGGAGCGATCCCGTGCTGGCGGTCCTGACCGGGCGGCCGCCGAGCGCGGATGAGCCGCTGGCCAGCAGTCCGACCTTGTGCCGGCTGGAGAACCGCGTCACGCGCGGCGACCTGGCACGAATGTCGCGTGTGCTGGTGGAGCAGTTCATCGCGTCCTATGAATCGCCGCCGGAGGAATTGATCCTCGACTTCGACGCGACCGACGATCCGATCCACGGCAACCAGGAAGGCCGCTTCTTCCACGGCTATTACGACCACCACTGCTTCCTACCGCTGTATGTGTTCTGCGGCTCGCGGCTGCTGGTCTCCTACCTGCGGCCCAGCAACATCGACGGGGCCCATCACGCCTGGCCCATCCTGAAGCTGCTGGTGCAGCGCTTGCGACAGGCGTGGCCCGGGGTGCGGATCATCGTCCGCGGGGATTCCGGCTTCTGCCGCCGGCGAATGATGAAATGGTGCGACCGGCACGGCGTCAAGTACGTGCTGGGCCTGGCCCGCAACACCGTCCTGGAGAAAGCGGCCGAGTCCTTCATGCAGGCGGCCGAGGCCCAGTTCGCCACCACGCAGCAGAAGGTGCGGAACTTCCACGAGATCGAGTACGCGGCGCAGACCTGGGATCGCCCGCGCCGCGTGATCGTCAAGGCCGAGCGGCTGGTTCAGGGGCCCAACGTTCGATTCGTGGTGACCAACCTGACCGACCGCACGCCGAACGATATCTACGACGGTCTGTACACGGCCCGCGGCGACATGGAGAACCGCATCAAGGAGCAGCAGCTCGGGCTCTTCGCCGATCGCACCAGTTGCCACGCCTTCCTGGCCAATCAGTTCCGGCTGCTGTTGTCCTCGGCGGCCTACGTCCTGGTGGAAACGCTGCGCCGCACGGCCCTGGCCGGCACCGAACTGGCCGAGGCCCAGGTGAACACCATTCGCCTGAAACTCCTCAAGGTCGCCGCGCGGGTGGTCGTCTCCGTGCGCCGCGTCGTACTGCGACTGTCGAGCAGCTGCCCCCTGCAGGACCTGTGGCGATCCCTGGTTCCACGACTCCGCCTGATCCCGCCCGCCCCATCATGA
- a CDS encoding metalloregulator ArsR/SmtB family transcription factor, whose product MDTSTRQSGSTAPSTSDEVFRCLADTTRHRLLQLLLAEELNVGQLVTILSQPQSTVSRHLKVLRDSGLVRDRRIGTTVFYQAVTDPRASDDVRGVILEWLRSQPLPATLEARLRRALRHRSDGDLSFFERMGQRWDDLRTTAFGEGFAWEAFISLLPADWVVADVGCGTGYLLPHLAAHFRQVVAVEPAAAMLECARRRVSEMGLTNVQLHSGNLSELPLGDAGCDLVIACLVLHHVPKPPEALAEMHRVLRPGGRLIVIEQHSHENQAFYDTMQDFWWGFDPEELAKMAMAGGFAKVRRTELISPTTAPREMDAPGLFALTAERK is encoded by the coding sequence ATGGATACTAGCACGCGACAGTCCGGATCGACCGCCCCATCGACCAGCGATGAAGTCTTTCGCTGTCTGGCGGACACCACGCGCCATCGACTGCTCCAACTGCTTCTGGCGGAGGAACTGAACGTCGGGCAACTGGTGACGATCCTTTCGCAACCGCAGTCCACTGTCTCGCGCCATTTGAAAGTGCTGCGCGATAGCGGCCTGGTCAGGGACCGGCGGATCGGAACAACGGTCTTCTATCAGGCCGTCACCGACCCGAGAGCGTCGGACGACGTTCGCGGAGTGATCCTCGAATGGCTGCGCTCGCAGCCGCTGCCCGCGACTTTGGAAGCTCGACTGCGCCGAGCCCTGCGACATCGCAGCGACGGCGATTTGAGCTTCTTCGAGCGCATGGGGCAGCGGTGGGACGATCTTCGCACCACGGCGTTCGGCGAAGGATTTGCGTGGGAGGCGTTTATCAGCCTCCTGCCTGCCGATTGGGTCGTCGCGGATGTCGGTTGCGGGACGGGATATCTCCTGCCTCACCTGGCCGCGCACTTCCGACAGGTCGTGGCGGTGGAGCCGGCGGCGGCGATGCTGGAGTGTGCCCGACGGCGCGTGAGCGAAATGGGACTGACGAACGTTCAGCTTCACTCGGGCAATCTGAGTGAGCTTCCGCTGGGCGACGCCGGCTGCGACTTGGTGATTGCGTGCCTGGTGCTGCATCACGTCCCGAAGCCCCCAGAGGCGCTGGCGGAGATGCATCGCGTCCTGCGGCCCGGCGGTCGGCTGATCGTGATCGAGCAGCACTCCCACGAGAATCAGGCGTTTTATGACACGATGCAGGACTTCTGGTGGGGCTTCGATCCGGAGGAACTGGCAAAAATGGCGATGGCCGGCGGTTTCGCAAAGGTCCGCCGAACCGAACTGATATCCCCGACGACCGCGCCGCGAGAAATGGATGCCCCCGGACTTTTCGCGCTGACCGCCGAACGAAAGTAG
- a CDS encoding murein peptide amidase A, whose protein sequence is MLTLSTLAGCQDPKDRIRPGQTHGGLEPARSVIGTSVEGRPIECEVFGDGRDTILILATIHGNEPAGTPILHELSAHLSQHPELIEGRRIVLVPEANPDGYAKNLRHNVRGVDLNRNFPAGNYQSVGRHGDNPLSEPESQAIYRLIREYSPNRIVSIHQPTTLPACIDYDGPAQGLASAMAQHTDLPLKKLGSRPGSLGSYAGITLGIPIITLEIPRTHDDRDGPTLWRRYGKMMLAAIEYR, encoded by the coding sequence GTGTTGACACTTTCGACGCTGGCCGGTTGCCAGGACCCCAAGGATCGGATTCGACCCGGACAAACACACGGCGGCCTGGAGCCGGCGCGCAGCGTCATCGGCACGTCGGTCGAGGGGCGGCCGATCGAGTGCGAAGTCTTCGGCGACGGCCGCGACACGATTCTGATCCTCGCGACGATTCACGGGAACGAACCCGCCGGGACGCCGATTTTGCACGAACTGAGTGCCCATTTGTCCCAGCATCCTGAACTCATCGAGGGCCGGCGTATCGTGCTGGTACCTGAGGCGAACCCCGATGGCTACGCGAAGAATCTGCGGCACAACGTTCGCGGTGTGGATCTGAATCGCAACTTTCCCGCCGGGAATTATCAATCGGTGGGTCGTCACGGTGACAATCCCCTTTCGGAGCCGGAGAGCCAGGCGATTTACCGGCTGATCCGCGAGTACTCGCCGAACCGGATCGTCAGCATCCACCAGCCGACGACGCTTCCGGCCTGCATCGACTACGACGGACCGGCCCAGGGGCTCGCTTCGGCGATGGCGCAGCACACCGATCTGCCGCTGAAAAAGCTCGGCAGCCGGCCAGGCTCGCTGGGGTCGTACGCGGGGATCACGCTGGGCATCCCGATCATCACGCTGGAAATCCCGCGGACCCACGACGACCGGGATGGCCCGACGCTCTGGCGGCGATATGGGAAGATGATGCTGGCGGCGATTGAGTATCGGTAG
- a CDS encoding exo-alpha-sialidase, translated as MPVSSWVLILVRYGRRLFTAAALLSAILLSACAATNELQVADRAGSTSSIAPITSLEILSTESLPTTYAYNHASTIIEAANGDLLTAWGAGSEELADDCVIVLSRKRPGETTWSEPIVVADKPGYADANPVLLAGEGDELRLFYVEMFGDSFCLGRVMERVSRDHGLTWGPPRDALKTVCTMIRNHILITRSGRWVMPAYQQAIYQSQFLLSEDRGATWSATGGLLTPSANNLQPAVVELSDGSLYALMRTGGGNNETWEGRSTDGGRTWKLGQRPELPNPNSGLDLIRLSGGQLVLAYNPSKTERTPLSVSISNDEGRTWSAPQTIEDGEAQLSYPSLWQSSDGAIHLTYSQRLQRIRHVELRTGDARGAANRK; from the coding sequence ATGCCTGTTTCGAGTTGGGTTCTGATTTTAGTTCGCTACGGCCGCCGATTATTCACCGCGGCCGCATTGCTTTCCGCCATTCTCCTTTCTGCCTGCGCCGCGACCAACGAGCTTCAGGTCGCCGATCGGGCCGGCTCCACGTCGAGCATCGCGCCCATCACCTCGCTTGAGATTCTGTCGACCGAATCGCTGCCGACGACCTACGCGTACAACCACGCGTCGACCATTATCGAGGCGGCCAATGGCGACCTGCTCACCGCATGGGGCGCCGGGTCGGAGGAACTGGCCGACGACTGCGTCATCGTCCTGTCGCGCAAGCGACCGGGCGAAACGACTTGGAGCGAGCCGATCGTCGTGGCGGACAAGCCGGGCTATGCGGATGCGAACCCGGTGCTGCTCGCGGGCGAGGGCGACGAGCTTCGGCTCTTTTACGTCGAAATGTTCGGCGACTCGTTTTGCCTGGGCCGGGTGATGGAGCGCGTCAGTCGCGATCACGGCCTGACATGGGGACCGCCGCGCGATGCGCTCAAGACCGTTTGCACGATGATCCGCAATCACATCCTCATCACCCGAAGCGGGCGCTGGGTGATGCCCGCGTATCAACAGGCGATTTATCAATCGCAGTTCCTCCTTTCCGAGGATCGCGGCGCGACGTGGAGCGCGACGGGCGGCCTGCTGACCCCGTCGGCCAACAATCTTCAGCCGGCCGTGGTCGAGCTTTCCGACGGCTCGCTGTATGCCCTGATGAGGACGGGCGGCGGGAACAACGAGACATGGGAAGGCCGCTCGACGGACGGCGGCCGAACGTGGAAGCTGGGCCAGCGGCCGGAGCTGCCCAACCCCAACAGCGGCCTCGACCTGATCCGGCTCTCGGGCGGCCAACTCGTGCTGGCCTACAACCCCAGCAAGACGGAGCGGACGCCGCTTTCTGTCTCGATTTCAAACGACGAGGGCCGCACCTGGTCGGCCCCGCAGACGATCGAAGACGGCGAGGCTCAGCTTTCATATCCAAGCCTCTGGCAATCGAGTGACGGCGCGATCCACCTGACATACTCGCAGCGGTTGCAGCGGATTCGGCACGTCGAACTGCGGACGGGGGACGCTCGCGGGGCAGCAAATCGGAAGTGA
- a CDS encoding redoxin domain-containing protein, giving the protein MSELVGLHPVVDELKELGGRVLAISVDPPKDSLGVVKKAKLEFPILSDETRETLEAYGLVHAGMGPGKSDIAMPAMVLVGQDGSILWRRKSVRVQDRPAPEEVLEAVRAAVGKP; this is encoded by the coding sequence ATCTCGGAGCTCGTTGGGCTCCATCCGGTAGTTGATGAACTGAAGGAGTTGGGCGGCCGAGTTCTGGCGATCAGCGTGGACCCACCCAAGGACTCGCTCGGTGTCGTCAAGAAGGCGAAGCTGGAGTTTCCCATTCTGTCTGACGAGACGCGCGAAACACTCGAGGCCTATGGGCTGGTCCATGCGGGCATGGGGCCAGGCAAATCGGACATCGCCATGCCGGCGATGGTCCTCGTCGGTCAGGACGGCAGCATCCTTTGGCGTCGCAAAAGCGTTCGCGTTCAGGATCGGCCGGCGCCGGAGGAAGTCCTCGAGGCGGTTCGCGCGGCGGTCGGAAAGCCGTAG
- a CDS encoding adenosylhomocysteinase translates to MTQDFKVADMTLADFGRKEIELAEHEMPGLMAIREQYAAKQPLKGAKIAGSLHMTIQTAVLIETLTKLGADVRWASCNIFSTQDHAAAAIAKAAIPVFAWKGETLEEYWWCTLQAMTWPDGSGPNIILDDGGDATMLVQKGYEYNKSGKVPGPETTDVEEMQIILKLLAAEQKRDPQHWVKVAKDIIGVSEETTTGVHRLYEMQKAGTLLFPAINVNDSVTKSKFDNLYGCRHSLVDGIMRATDVMLAGKVAVICGYGDVGKGCAQSLRGQGCRVIVTEIDPICALQAAMEGYQVLPLEDVLSTADLFVTTTGNFGIITAEHMKKMKHNAIVGNIGHFDNEIDMAGLKKISGVRRINIKPQVDEWAFPDGHSVIVLAEGRLLNLGCATGHPSFVMSNSFSNQVIAQIDLWLSSQGKPTLSGMKYEKGKVYTLPKKLDEQVARFHLDKLGVKLTRLTQAQADYLGVPVDGPYKPEHYRY, encoded by the coding sequence ATGACTCAGGACTTCAAGGTTGCGGACATGACGCTGGCCGACTTCGGCCGCAAGGAGATCGAACTCGCCGAGCACGAAATGCCAGGCCTGATGGCGATCCGCGAGCAGTACGCGGCCAAGCAGCCGCTCAAGGGCGCGAAGATCGCCGGCTCGCTGCACATGACGATCCAGACGGCCGTCCTGATCGAGACGCTGACCAAGCTCGGCGCCGACGTGCGCTGGGCCAGTTGCAACATCTTCAGCACCCAGGACCACGCCGCCGCGGCCATCGCCAAGGCGGCCATCCCGGTCTTTGCCTGGAAGGGTGAGACGCTGGAGGAATACTGGTGGTGCACGCTTCAGGCGATGACCTGGCCAGACGGAAGCGGACCGAACATCATCCTCGATGACGGCGGCGACGCGACGATGCTGGTCCAAAAGGGCTACGAATACAACAAGTCGGGCAAGGTCCCCGGCCCGGAGACGACCGACGTCGAGGAGATGCAGATCATCCTCAAGCTGCTGGCGGCGGAGCAGAAGCGCGACCCGCAGCACTGGGTGAAGGTGGCGAAGGACATCATCGGCGTTTCGGAGGAGACGACGACGGGCGTCCACCGCCTCTACGAAATGCAGAAGGCCGGGACGCTCCTCTTCCCGGCCATCAACGTGAACGACTCCGTCACCAAGAGCAAGTTCGACAACCTGTACGGCTGTCGGCACTCGCTGGTGGACGGAATCATGCGGGCCACGGACGTCATGCTGGCCGGCAAGGTCGCGGTGATCTGCGGCTACGGCGACGTGGGCAAGGGCTGTGCCCAGAGCCTTCGCGGGCAGGGCTGTCGCGTGATCGTCACCGAGATCGACCCGATCTGTGCCCTTCAGGCGGCGATGGAAGGCTATCAGGTACTCCCGCTGGAGGACGTACTGAGCACGGCCGATCTCTTCGTCACCACCACGGGCAACTTCGGCATCATCACCGCCGAGCACATGAAGAAGATGAAGCACAACGCGATCGTCGGGAACATCGGCCACTTCGATAATGAAATCGACATGGCCGGCCTCAAGAAGATCTCCGGCGTCCGAAGGATCAACATCAAGCCCCAGGTGGACGAATGGGCCTTCCCCGACGGCCATAGTGTCATCGTGCTGGCAGAGGGACGGCTGCTCAACCTCGGCTGCGCCACCGGTCACCCGAGCTTCGTGATGAGCAACAGCTTCAGCAATCAGGTGATCGCCCAGATTGATCTCTGGCTGTCGAGCCAGGGCAAGCCGACGCTCTCGGGGATGAAGTACGAAAAGGGCAAAGTCTACACGCTTCCCAAGAAGCTCGACGAACAGGTCGCCCGATTCCACCTCGATAAACTGGGCGTGAAACTGACTCGTCTCACGCAGGCGCAGGCCGATTACCTCGGCGTGCCGGTGGACGGTCCCTACAAGCCGGAACACTACCGCTACTAG